A stretch of the Dechloromonas sp. TW-R-39-2 genome encodes the following:
- the nadA gene encoding quinolinate synthase NadA, whose amino-acid sequence MQADQPLVFAPFNKLSDEACQERIRVARAKLGKKAVILGHHYQRADVYQHADLTGDSLKLSRLASQTDSEYVIFCGVHFMAEVADIMTAANQTAILPDLAAGCSMADMANLAKVERCWRELGEILNAEEEVTPVTYINSAADLKAFCGEHGGIVCTSSNAGTIAKWAFERRPKVLFFPDQHLGRWTGHQMGFAMDEMVVWDPDLEYGGLTPAQIKKARILLWKGHCSVHQMFQKSHIDAFRAKYPEGKVIAHPECNFEVCAASDYVGSTEHIVKTIKEAPEGTRWLVGTELNLVDRLASEVLPQNKIVQFMATTICMCSTMQRIDPQHLAWTLENLAEGKIVNAIKVPEHEAKLARLALDRMLAIS is encoded by the coding sequence ATGCAAGCCGATCAACCGCTCGTTTTCGCCCCTTTCAACAAGCTTTCCGATGAAGCCTGCCAGGAACGCATTCGCGTTGCCCGTGCCAAGCTTGGCAAGAAGGCTGTCATTCTCGGCCACCACTATCAGCGGGCCGATGTTTATCAACACGCAGACCTGACCGGCGACTCGCTCAAACTGTCGCGCCTGGCCTCCCAGACGGATTCCGAATACGTCATTTTCTGCGGCGTGCATTTCATGGCCGAAGTCGCCGACATCATGACCGCCGCCAACCAGACCGCCATCCTGCCCGACCTCGCCGCCGGCTGTTCGATGGCCGACATGGCCAACCTGGCCAAGGTTGAACGCTGCTGGCGCGAACTCGGTGAAATCCTGAACGCCGAAGAGGAAGTGACACCGGTCACCTACATCAATTCAGCGGCCGACCTGAAAGCCTTTTGCGGTGAACACGGCGGCATCGTATGCACCTCGTCGAATGCAGGCACCATCGCCAAATGGGCTTTCGAACGCCGTCCGAAAGTTCTGTTTTTCCCCGATCAGCATCTCGGTCGCTGGACGGGCCATCAGATGGGCTTTGCCATGGACGAAATGGTTGTCTGGGACCCGGACCTGGAATACGGCGGCCTGACACCGGCGCAGATCAAGAAAGCCCGCATCCTGCTGTGGAAAGGCCACTGCTCGGTGCATCAGATGTTCCAGAAATCGCATATCGACGCCTTCCGCGCCAAATACCCGGAAGGCAAGGTCATCGCCCACCCAGAGTGCAACTTCGAAGTTTGTGCCGCCTCTGATTACGTCGGCTCGACTGAACACATTGTCAAAACCATCAAGGAAGCGCCGGAAGGGACCCGCTGGCTGGTCGGCACCGAGTTGAATCTGGTTGATCGCCTGGCCAGCGAAGTCCTGCCACAAAACAAGATTGTCCAGTTCATGGCCACCACGATCTGCATGTGCTCGACGATGCAGCGCATCGACCCGCAACACCTGGCCTGGACACTGGAAAACCTGGCGGAAGGCAAGATTGTGAACGCCATCAAGGTTCCCGAACACGAAGCCAAACTGGCCAGGCTGGCACTTGACCGGATGCTGGCCATTTCCTGA